The stretch of DNA GTTAACGTAAACGGTGCATGGCTTCTGATTCGGTTCTAGGGCTTCGTTCTCGTTCTTGAAACCTGAACATGGAAGCATTCACCCGACAACATTCTTAATCACCATCGAATTGGCAGCTTGGTGGTGTTATGATTTCGTAGTTTTGCCTGAATCCTCATGTTTTGCTTGTTTTCAATGGTTTTGACCGTTTTTGTTGATGTTATTGATTGGTTATCTGTGATTGTAGGAACGTACGTAGTCAATGCTGTTTATTTGCCGTTTTGTTTTGGGTTTCTTTTAGTAAGgtttatctaaaataaaaatgaaaatttcgTTCTGTTTGACCAATTATACACACATCTCCAATAACAGCATTTTTTTCAGTGAATTGTTGTCACTATTCTCAAAATTTGTTTCTGACAACAGCACTGCATTCCTAGGATTCATTTAAGGAATGCAGAAGCAGTCCAGCATCTGCATTTATTcagtttaaaaattattctagCTTGTTGGTTTATCTCTTAAAGTTGTTCTTTTGTTGAGAACATAAACATCATAGGGTAATGATTTGATCTCTGTGACTTGATCCTGTGCTTGAGATTATAAGCTTATATCGTAGTTAACTTGCTAGAGTTGTAAATTCCTTTGATGAATTTTGGTTTCTGTGTGGTGTACTTTGGTTACGAATTTATGTGATGTTCTTTCTTCTAGCTTACGAAATCTCTTTGGCAGAACATGAGTTGTGCAAGATCGAATAAGAGACCCCTTCGAACTGAAGATTCAAAAGCTGATTCAAAGATTTTGCTCGCGAAACCTGAGAAACATCATaagaaaatgaaggaaaacGATGGAATCGATACTGTAAGTTACTTCTTTTCCGTTTTTTTTCACtgacaattttaatttgatttaagtCACACGTTTTCCTTGTCCTAATTTCCCTAAACTGTGTTTTCATTTTCTGCATTAAGCCACTGTGATGTTCGGGGTCACTGACAGTTCATGCTATTTTGTTGTTTCAACTCCTGCTCAAACTTTGatatgatttttataaattttgaagaactttttacaattgtattttttaagCAAAAGATGCGTGGCATGGTGGAGGGACGTGGTGAAAGATCCGATTGCAGCAAGCGAAATTGTATCATGAAGGAGAAAATTTCTGAACTTTTGGCGATAACAGGTGGAAAAGCTCaagaaaaaattgagaaaactCATACCAGTGATGCTGTAAGTTAATTTCTATTAGTTCCTTTTCTTATGAGAATTATTACAGCACTTTGTGTTCtccttttttgttgaatttactTTTGGTTCTTCACTATTTATTCTTAGTCTTTCTGTTTCCTGACTCTTACGTCCATAACATCATCTCAGCCACTAAGGAAACCATTAAGGTTTGGAAAGGCTTCATCAACAATGGCAAGGCCTAAAGGTGGGCGGGTTCTTGATATGGCTTGGGAATGGAATTCTTTGAGAGATGTAAACAACAAGAGTGTTGTGACATGTGACTTTTGTCTGAAAACAACAACAGGGGGAATAACAAGGGCGAAAGAACATCAAATGGGGCTGAAGGGTGATATTAATTCTTGTAAgaaaattccacccgaaatcaGGCTCAAACTTAGGGGAGCTTATGAAAACCAAAAAACCAGTAAAAGAGATGCTTGTGCTAAGAAGGTAAGGGTTAGCATTGCCAAGTTCTTCTGTGAAAAT from Vigna unguiculata cultivar IT97K-499-35 chromosome 8, ASM411807v1, whole genome shotgun sequence encodes:
- the LOC114195581 gene encoding uncharacterized protein LOC114195581; the encoded protein is MSCARSNKRPLRTEDSKADSKILLAKPEKHHKKMKENDGIDTQKMRGMVEGRGERSDCSKRNCIMKEKISELLAITGGKAQEKIEKTHTSDAPLRKPLRFGKASSTMARPKGGRVLDMAWEWNSLRDVNNKSVVTCDFCLKTTTGGITRAKEHQMGLKGDINSCKKIPPEIRLKLRGAYENQKTSKRDACAKKVRVSIAKFFCENGISFKAARSKSFKKMIEAIGDYGKELSAPEYPELKVRLLKKELEETENKCSVKKSDASGVNTPHTVPTVTAPIEEKKEEKHEEKLVNEMTKPKVTKVYVRRKNMVKTLDDTTNQVQVREIGNKVAS